A region of Selenomonadales bacterium 4137-cl DNA encodes the following proteins:
- a CDS encoding zinc dependent phospholipase C family protein: protein MKTTGKATASEVCLRLLLAAVSPLQGMLDRPGITHGFCNRQALQILRGDGFTRYAEFLQLFGQELDCGVYWADQGWKNIHHYFEPTSGKGLWHFANARQQFAAYYRTALLSLRRADPRRAAFLLGAAAHLVQDLCVPHHARAKMLDGHKQYETWVEKRFDRYAVNTRGVYGEDHPACSLLVANAVIAADFFDSVKREEDETAYHKTTEILLPLAQRTTAGLMWHFANEAVKAGIDMTTAVAARKAVA from the coding sequence ATGAAAACAACCGGGAAAGCCACCGCGTCGGAAGTATGCCTGCGCCTGCTGCTGGCCGCCGTATCCCCTTTGCAGGGTATGCTCGACCGCCCCGGAATCACCCACGGATTCTGCAACCGCCAGGCGCTGCAGATTCTGCGCGGCGACGGGTTTACCCGCTACGCGGAGTTTCTCCAGCTATTCGGGCAGGAACTCGACTGCGGCGTATACTGGGCGGATCAGGGCTGGAAGAACATCCATCACTACTTCGAGCCCACCTCGGGCAAGGGTCTGTGGCATTTCGCCAACGCGCGGCAGCAATTTGCCGCCTATTACCGGACGGCCTTGCTCTCCCTGCGGCGGGCGGACCCGCGCAGGGCCGCCTTCCTGCTCGGCGCGGCCGCCCATCTGGTGCAGGACCTGTGCGTGCCCCATCACGCCCGCGCCAAAATGCTCGACGGCCACAAGCAATACGAAACCTGGGTCGAGAAACGCTTCGACCGTTACGCGGTAAATACCCGCGGCGTCTACGGCGAAGACCACCCGGCCTGCTCGCTGCTGGTCGCCAACGCCGTGATCGCCGCCGACTTCTTCGATTCCGTGAAACGGGAAGAAGACGAGACCGCCTATCACAAGACCACGGAAATCCTGTTGCCGCTCGCCCAGCGAACCACCGCCGGACTGATGTGGCACTTCGCAAACGAGGCTGTCAAGGCAGGCATCGACATGACGACCGCCGTAGCCGCACGCAAGGCGGTCGCCTGA
- a CDS encoding methyl-accepting chemotaxis protein, which produces MRISGLSQLSRRGREMLAGRLRCPGGDAGGKDDLARGFSSLTVRAAVFIVATCTIPLLILGWYFSHQTEQSLTAAAVDRNSKVAERVASDIGLYVQTRKNFLTATSGKGELRSMDPEAAARFLVQVQPYYGGNDALFVADRSGRQICRTDGSRPVSVGDRDYFRAALGGAVSFSDPVFSKVTNQLTILGAAPIYRDKAVVGVLGANLSIANLQTRVETILAQNPGYAIVLLDKRRIPLYNQHNPSSVENQEPLSEEIYVEAAQKKTGDLIGTLRNQEYLASYRAVDNTDWVVVSLFPKDKALETIGAAVRHGARVAVVLIAVFVVTGLVVTRRALAPLKELEKGTRLVAGGDLGVTVNVRRGDELGNVATAFNSMTAGLRELGDAMKTSSAHIFSTAASVTEAAGQANQSFQQVSQSIQDVAERITLQSDDTGKTETLLDELRTISVNVSGHSREMAAATRECSSVAGEGQAVVDEAIAHMRQIKTTAESTVANISSLGASTREINRITDIITSITKQTQLLALNASIEAARAGDAGRGFAVVAGEVQKLAEQSGEAVKNIAALVNDVQAKTTEATAVIQHSMEFIERSVDINERLGAAFGHIVAAIGKTRAEADEITAASEQQLACCRQAFDAVAGIAGSTAENSTTIHELAAVSEEQAAAIQNIFFSVEHLKSLARDLDGVAQKFRA; this is translated from the coding sequence ATGCGCATATCAGGTCTGTCCCAGTTAAGCCGCCGCGGGCGGGAGATGCTCGCCGGGCGATTGCGGTGCCCGGGCGGCGACGCGGGCGGAAAGGACGATCTCGCCCGCGGTTTTTCATCCCTGACCGTGCGGGCGGCCGTTTTTATCGTCGCCACCTGCACCATCCCGCTGCTCATCCTGGGGTGGTATTTTTCCCATCAGACCGAACAAAGTCTCACGGCGGCGGCCGTCGACCGCAACAGCAAGGTGGCCGAGCGGGTCGCCAGCGACATCGGCCTGTACGTCCAGACCAGGAAGAATTTCCTGACTGCTACCAGCGGCAAGGGCGAGCTCCGCTCGATGGATCCGGAAGCCGCCGCCCGGTTTCTCGTCCAGGTACAGCCTTACTACGGAGGCAACGACGCGCTGTTCGTGGCCGACCGGAGCGGCAGGCAGATCTGCCGCACCGATGGCTCCCGGCCGGTCAGCGTCGGCGACCGCGATTACTTTCGCGCCGCCCTTGGCGGGGCGGTCAGCTTTTCCGATCCTGTTTTCAGCAAGGTAACCAACCAGTTGACCATCCTCGGGGCCGCCCCCATCTACCGCGACAAAGCGGTGGTCGGGGTCCTCGGGGCCAATCTGTCGATCGCGAACCTGCAAACAAGGGTGGAGACGATCCTGGCGCAAAACCCGGGATATGCCATCGTTCTCCTCGACAAGCGCCGCATCCCGCTATACAACCAGCACAATCCGTCGTCGGTGGAAAACCAGGAGCCGTTGTCTGAGGAAATTTACGTCGAGGCCGCCCAAAAAAAGACGGGCGACCTGATTGGGACCTTGCGGAACCAGGAATATCTCGCTTCCTATCGGGCGGTGGACAATACCGACTGGGTCGTGGTGTCTCTTTTCCCTAAGGACAAAGCCCTGGAAACGATCGGCGCCGCCGTTCGCCACGGCGCCCGGGTGGCTGTGGTGCTGATCGCGGTTTTCGTGGTAACCGGCCTGGTGGTCACCCGCCGGGCGCTGGCCCCGCTCAAAGAGCTTGAGAAGGGGACCCGCCTCGTCGCCGGCGGCGACCTGGGCGTAACGGTGAACGTCCGGCGGGGCGACGAGTTGGGCAATGTGGCCACGGCGTTCAATTCGATGACAGCCGGCTTGCGGGAGCTGGGCGACGCGATGAAGACATCGTCGGCACACATTTTCTCCACCGCCGCCAGCGTCACGGAGGCGGCCGGGCAGGCGAACCAATCCTTCCAGCAGGTCTCCCAGTCCATCCAGGATGTGGCGGAGCGAATAACCTTGCAAAGCGACGATACCGGCAAGACGGAGACGCTGCTCGACGAGCTGCGGACCATCAGCGTAAACGTTTCCGGCCACTCCCGCGAAATGGCGGCCGCCACCCGCGAATGCTCGTCGGTCGCCGGCGAAGGCCAGGCGGTTGTCGACGAAGCGATCGCCCATATGCGGCAGATAAAAACGACGGCGGAAAGCACCGTCGCCAACATTTCGTCGTTGGGGGCCAGTACCAGGGAAATCAACCGCATCACCGACATCATCACCTCGATAACCAAACAAACCCAGCTTCTGGCGCTGAACGCCTCGATCGAGGCCGCCCGGGCCGGCGATGCGGGCCGCGGGTTTGCCGTGGTGGCCGGCGAGGTGCAGAAGCTGGCCGAACAATCGGGCGAGGCCGTGAAAAACATCGCGGCCCTCGTCAACGACGTCCAGGCGAAGACGACGGAGGCCACCGCCGTAATCCAGCACAGCATGGAATTCATCGAGCGGAGCGTGGACATCAACGAGCGACTGGGCGCCGCCTTCGGCCATATCGTCGCCGCTATCGGCAAAACCCGGGCCGAGGCGGACGAGATCACCGCCGCGTCCGAACAGCAGCTTGCCTGCTGCCGCCAGGCTTTCGACGCGGTCGCCGGCATTGCCGGATCGACGGCCGAGAACAGCACCACCATTCATGAACTGGCGGCAGTCAGCGAGGAACAGGCGGCGGCGATCCAGAACATCTTCTTCTCGGTGGAGCATCTGAAATCGCTTGCCCGCGACCTTGACGGCGTGGCGCAAAAGTTCAGGGCTTAA
- the modB gene encoding molybdate ABC transporter permease subunit, with amino-acid sequence MVEWQPVILSIKVALCSMVFVAIFGVLAAYLMRNRDFPGKAAAEALFTMPLVLPPVVTGFLLLVIIGKQGPVGRLLDEYLHTQIIFTPYAAILAGTVVAFPLMYQSAKAAFLAVETNLEDAARTLGAGEWRVFWTVTLPLAWPGLVAGLILSFSRALGEFGATIMVAGNIPGKTQTIPLAIYFAAESNDLTQAGLYVVIISVITFSLIFWLNSWARAKAKPFSAKVVS; translated from the coding sequence GTGGTCGAATGGCAGCCGGTCATCCTGTCAATAAAAGTAGCTCTCTGCTCGATGGTATTCGTAGCCATATTCGGCGTTCTGGCCGCTTACCTGATGCGGAACCGCGATTTCCCCGGCAAGGCGGCGGCGGAGGCTCTCTTTACCATGCCGTTGGTGCTGCCGCCGGTGGTTACCGGCTTTTTGCTGCTCGTGATCATCGGCAAACAGGGGCCGGTGGGCCGCCTGCTGGACGAATATCTTCACACCCAGATCATCTTCACCCCGTATGCCGCCATCCTGGCCGGGACGGTGGTCGCGTTCCCGCTGATGTATCAGAGCGCCAAAGCCGCCTTCCTCGCCGTCGAAACCAATCTCGAGGATGCGGCGCGGACGCTCGGCGCCGGCGAATGGCGTGTGTTCTGGACGGTGACCCTGCCGCTCGCCTGGCCCGGTCTCGTGGCCGGACTGATCCTGTCCTTCTCCCGCGCTTTGGGTGAATTCGGCGCGACCATCATGGTGGCGGGCAACATTCCCGGCAAGACCCAGACCATTCCGCTGGCGATATATTTCGCCGCCGAATCCAACGACCTGACCCAGGCCGGGCTGTATGTGGTGATAATCAGCGTCATCACCTTCTCGCTCATTTTTTGGCTCAACAGCTGGGCGCGGGCAAAGGCGAAGCCGTTCTCGGCCAAGGTGGTGTCGTGA
- a CDS encoding glycosyltransferase, producing the protein MEAKALIITASIGSGHTRAAEAVRSALLGGRHVSQATVADFLDDRDTASRVIKDAYLKMLGVFPNAYDHLYRWSQSPVPGANLGSLTALLMRNKLLRLLEEHRPGIVVFTHPFPCCAAASLRGSRQLQLPTAAVLTDFAVHRLWVHREIDRYFVASREMKASLAALGINGERIYATGIPVAAGFATQPPRRGTGEEPSILVMGGGLGLGAVEEAVTNLAAVGGPLSITVVAGGNDALRRRITAVAEQSPHNIAVLGFTDRVHELMAGATLLITKPGALTCSEALATGTPLLLYGSLPGQEEENAAYLVRQGVAVKADDAASLSLSVTRMLAKPELLAGMRSRALVLGRPNAAAEIAATIGGCLIARRANPAG; encoded by the coding sequence GTGGAAGCAAAAGCGCTGATAATCACCGCCTCGATCGGTTCGGGCCACACGCGGGCGGCCGAGGCGGTTCGCTCCGCGTTGCTTGGCGGACGCCACGTTTCGCAGGCGACGGTGGCCGATTTCCTCGACGACCGCGATACGGCCAGCCGTGTAATCAAGGACGCCTACCTCAAGATGCTCGGCGTCTTCCCCAATGCCTACGATCACCTCTACCGCTGGTCGCAGTCGCCCGTCCCGGGCGCAAACCTCGGCAGCCTGACAGCCCTTCTTATGAGGAATAAACTGCTCCGCCTGCTTGAGGAACATCGTCCCGGCATCGTCGTCTTCACCCATCCGTTTCCCTGCTGCGCGGCGGCCTCGCTGCGCGGCAGCCGGCAGCTCCAGCTGCCGACGGCGGCCGTGCTTACCGATTTCGCCGTCCACCGCCTGTGGGTTCACCGGGAAATCGACCGGTACTTCGTCGCCAGCCGGGAAATGAAAGCCTCGCTGGCAGCGCTCGGCATAAACGGTGAACGCATTTACGCCACCGGCATCCCCGTGGCCGCCGGCTTCGCGACCCAACCGCCCCGCCGCGGGACCGGGGAGGAGCCGTCCATCCTCGTCATGGGCGGCGGCCTGGGGCTCGGCGCGGTGGAAGAGGCGGTCACCAACCTCGCCGCCGTCGGCGGACCGCTCAGCATCACCGTAGTGGCGGGTGGAAACGACGCCCTCCGGCGGCGGATAACAGCCGTCGCCGAACAGTCCCCGCATAACATCGCGGTGCTCGGCTTCACCGACAGAGTGCACGAACTCATGGCCGGCGCCACCCTGCTGATTACCAAGCCGGGGGCGCTGACCTGCAGCGAGGCGCTCGCCACCGGCACGCCGCTGCTGCTTTACGGTTCCCTGCCCGGCCAGGAGGAGGAGAACGCCGCCTATCTCGTCCGCCAGGGGGTGGCCGTGAAAGCCGACGACGCAGCCAGTCTTAGCCTGAGCGTTACGCGGATGCTCGCCAAGCCGGAGCTGCTGGCGGGGATGAGGTCGCGGGCGCTGGTGCTGGGCCGTCCGAACGCCGCGGCGGAAATCGCCGCCACGATCGGCGGGTGTCTTATCGCGCGGCGCGCCAACCCCGCGGGTTAA
- a CDS encoding TAT (twin-arginine translocation) pathway signal sequence, giving the protein MDNLFADKELSRRAFLRLSACASGAAALTQVPGLTFGAAPGDAAGRISIEECLSLAPGAMAERSAVVRAGYEFLLAAAGDIADPGLREMVKGIVLDPAPTFMAAYQTEADKEGLRRELVGTGLLKAAVTAEQLLPPLARCDEPSQQFSAASGSTYDSHHAYPGGLVVHTALNVKSSLSLCQGYHDTYGVLLDRDVVLAAQLLHDLHKPWVLQWQEDGATLPECQIAGTGAHHILSLAETIYRGLPPEVLIAQASAHDNAGSPADEARLVGYIKAAAAIAGQDPVAAGLLAACGGKIAPPRRIEPFVTYLGDHDWTFSVPAARWTIGLLEVLAVADYGMGAADLKNGRFNTFRNYIFSQATMIALYQTYVVGGPEGLRAAVHSLVEPAETSAD; this is encoded by the coding sequence ATGGATAATCTGTTCGCGGACAAGGAACTTTCCAGGCGCGCGTTTCTTCGCCTGTCGGCCTGCGCCTCCGGTGCGGCTGCCCTGACGCAAGTCCCCGGCCTAACTTTTGGCGCCGCTCCCGGCGATGCGGCCGGACGGATATCCATAGAAGAGTGCCTTAGCCTCGCCCCGGGGGCAATGGCCGAACGGTCGGCTGTAGTACGGGCGGGCTACGAATTTCTCCTCGCGGCGGCCGGCGATATCGCCGACCCGGGCCTGAGAGAAATGGTGAAAGGGATTGTTCTCGATCCTGCCCCCACCTTTATGGCCGCGTATCAGACAGAGGCGGACAAAGAAGGCCTGCGGCGGGAATTAGTTGGCACAGGACTCCTGAAAGCCGCGGTGACGGCCGAGCAGCTCTTGCCGCCGCTCGCCCGCTGCGACGAGCCGTCCCAGCAATTCTCTGCGGCTTCCGGCAGCACTTACGACAGCCATCACGCCTACCCCGGCGGCCTGGTCGTCCATACTGCCCTGAACGTCAAATCCTCGCTGAGTTTATGCCAAGGATATCACGATACCTACGGCGTGCTGCTCGACCGCGATGTCGTGCTGGCGGCCCAGTTGCTGCACGACCTGCACAAGCCGTGGGTCCTGCAATGGCAGGAGGACGGCGCGACGCTGCCAGAGTGTCAGATCGCCGGCACAGGCGCTCACCATATCCTCAGCCTCGCCGAAACGATTTACCGGGGCCTGCCGCCAGAGGTGCTCATCGCCCAGGCCAGCGCCCACGACAACGCCGGCAGCCCGGCCGACGAGGCGCGGCTGGTCGGCTATATAAAGGCGGCGGCAGCCATCGCCGGCCAAGACCCGGTCGCCGCCGGCCTGCTCGCCGCGTGCGGCGGCAAGATCGCCCCGCCGCGCCGGATCGAACCGTTCGTCACCTATCTTGGCGATCATGACTGGACTTTCAGCGTCCCTGCCGCCCGATGGACCATCGGCCTGTTGGAAGTACTGGCCGTGGCCGATTACGGCATGGGGGCCGCTGATCTCAAAAACGGCCGTTTCAACACCTTCCGCAACTACATTTTTTCCCAGGCGACGATGATCGCCCTTTACCAGACCTACGTCGTGGGTGGGCCCGAAGGCCTGCGCGCGGCTGTCCATAGCCTGGTCGAGCCGGCGGAGACGAGCGCGGACTGA
- a CDS encoding histidine phosphatase family protein gives MYIILFHTGEAEEKQTKQGETRAVLTKNGEKAVVDAAQGLDRIIPRKIKTQVWSSMLPAASQTAELVAEELGVKRRFLKTLDTDDLSTLLAMAFEHCTDDCLIFVSRQPYLGDWSRKLAGLKLPFGEASAAGFTVDQEAPAQNELLWFIQPRILKRIG, from the coding sequence ATGTATATTATTCTCTTTCACACCGGCGAAGCGGAAGAAAAACAAACCAAGCAGGGCGAAACCCGGGCAGTATTGACAAAGAACGGCGAGAAGGCGGTGGTCGACGCCGCCCAGGGACTTGACCGGATCATCCCCCGGAAAATCAAAACCCAGGTTTGGTCGAGCATGCTGCCCGCGGCGTCCCAGACGGCCGAGCTGGTCGCCGAGGAGTTGGGCGTCAAGCGCCGTTTTCTGAAAACCCTCGACACCGACGATCTGTCCACCCTGCTGGCGATGGCCTTCGAACACTGCACCGACGACTGCCTCATATTCGTCAGCCGTCAGCCCTATCTGGGCGACTGGTCCCGAAAACTGGCAGGTCTGAAGCTGCCTTTCGGCGAGGCTTCGGCCGCCGGCTTCACCGTCGATCAGGAAGCGCCCGCCCAAAACGAGCTTCTGTGGTTCATTCAACCCAGGATATTGAAGCGTATCGGCTAA
- a CDS encoding GGDEF domain-containing protein codes for MNSSPGCRKPQEHGQFRPAVPAAAVPAGLPDYGEATIGDIAKQSPAVDGQLIVAETRALFPDGNLQGIVVVEEGKPVGLVMKNELYYRLGSQYGVPLYYKRPIRRLMDAHPLVVDYGLSLETVSRQAMAREEAKLYDLIIVTREGRYWGTVSIIDLLRHITDRQIRCAANANPLTGLPGNLVIEERLKSLVRGDKPFAVLYIDLDNFKAFNDRYGFEQGDRALLLTSDILSQAIVACDDSGGDFLGHIGGDDFIIISRPEKAEPLCQSVITRFDREFRRLYAPDDLARGYITVLNRKGQEENYPLTTVSIAVVDNLERQFTNYLEIGEIAAQLKRRAKAIEGSVYLTDRRKQPPDKN; via the coding sequence GTGAATAGTTCGCCAGGCTGTCGAAAACCTCAGGAGCACGGACAGTTCCGTCCTGCTGTGCCAGCGGCTGCCGTTCCGGCCGGCCTGCCGGATTACGGCGAAGCAACGATCGGCGATATCGCCAAACAAAGCCCCGCGGTGGACGGGCAGTTGATCGTGGCCGAAACGCGAGCACTCTTCCCCGATGGCAATCTCCAAGGCATCGTTGTCGTCGAAGAGGGCAAGCCGGTCGGCCTGGTGATGAAAAACGAGCTTTATTACCGCCTTGGCAGTCAGTACGGCGTGCCGCTGTATTATAAACGGCCGATCAGGAGGCTGATGGATGCTCATCCCCTGGTCGTCGACTACGGCCTGTCGCTGGAAACCGTTTCCCGCCAGGCTATGGCCCGCGAGGAGGCCAAGCTGTACGACCTTATCATCGTGACGAGGGAAGGCCGTTACTGGGGCACGGTCTCGATCATCGACCTTCTCCGACATATCACCGACCGGCAGATACGCTGCGCCGCCAACGCCAACCCTCTCACCGGCCTGCCCGGCAATCTCGTCATCGAGGAGCGGCTGAAAAGCCTGGTCCGCGGTGACAAACCTTTCGCGGTCCTGTACATCGATCTCGACAATTTCAAGGCTTTTAACGACCGCTATGGATTCGAACAGGGCGACCGCGCCCTGCTCCTGACGAGCGACATCCTCAGCCAGGCGATCGTCGCCTGCGACGATTCGGGCGGAGATTTCCTCGGCCACATCGGCGGCGACGATTTCATCATCATCAGCCGGCCGGAAAAAGCGGAACCTCTCTGCCAGTCTGTCATCACCCGCTTCGATCGCGAGTTTCGCCGCCTCTATGCGCCCGACGACCTCGCCCGGGGTTATATAACCGTGCTCAACCGCAAGGGGCAGGAGGAAAACTATCCGCTGACGACCGTGTCGATCGCGGTTGTCGACAATTTGGAGCGGCAATTTACGAATTATCTCGAAATCGGCGAAATCGCCGCCCAGCTCAAGAGGCGGGCCAAGGCCATCGAAGGCTCGGTATACCTGACCGATCGCCGCAAACAGCCGCCAGACAAAAATTAA
- a CDS encoding response regulator transcription factor produces the protein MAGKVLIVDDEPNIRQLVRFNLEREGFTVIEAEDGISCLEIINKERPDLVVLDIMIPGKDGLEVCRIMKSRPELSGIAVIMLTAKIEEVDTILGLEMGADDYVTKPFSPRELIARIKAVLRRGYKDPQQSDELTFGNLRMNLVRYEAFILSAKLELTPKEFELLKCFVADPGKAYTRELLLEKVWGYEYAGDTRTVDVHIRHLRLKLSVDPELAEAIETVRGVGYRLRK, from the coding sequence ATGGCAGGCAAGGTTCTCATCGTCGACGACGAACCGAACATTCGTCAACTGGTCAGATTCAATCTTGAGCGGGAAGGGTTTACCGTCATCGAGGCGGAAGACGGCATATCCTGCCTGGAGATAATCAATAAAGAACGCCCCGATTTGGTCGTGCTTGACATAATGATCCCGGGCAAAGACGGGCTGGAAGTATGCCGGATAATGAAATCTAGGCCGGAATTATCCGGCATTGCCGTCATAATGCTTACCGCCAAGATCGAGGAGGTGGACACCATCCTCGGACTGGAGATGGGCGCCGACGACTACGTCACCAAGCCGTTCAGCCCCCGCGAGCTGATCGCGAGGATCAAGGCGGTGCTGCGCCGCGGCTACAAGGACCCCCAGCAGTCGGACGAATTGACGTTCGGCAACCTGCGGATGAACCTTGTCCGGTATGAAGCCTTCATCCTTAGCGCCAAGCTCGAACTTACCCCGAAGGAATTCGAACTGCTCAAGTGCTTTGTCGCCGACCCGGGCAAGGCCTACACCCGCGAACTGCTGCTGGAAAAGGTATGGGGATACGAATACGCCGGCGATACCCGGACGGTGGACGTCCACATCCGCCACCTGCGCCTGAAGCTGTCCGTCGACCCCGAGCTGGCGGAGGCGATCGAAACGGTGCGCGGCGTGGGCTATCGGCTGCGCAAATAA
- a CDS encoding ATP-binding cassette domain-containing protein, producing MLAVDIKKRLPDFTLEVKFSVERNVLVLFGPSGSGKTTVLRSIAGLVRPDEGSIVYDGRVFYSGAANTFVPPRERNIGYMFQEFALFPHMNVKRNIWYGVKKHNQAAAEMYDRLVELLKIGHLGDRYIGQLSGGEKQRVALARALMAEPKILLLDEPLSSLDSATRLELRAELKRMQELWNIPFVLVTHDPDEAKDLGHQILFLDKGRQTGGAMAASPAVTKEVAAMAKT from the coding sequence ATGCTGGCGGTTGATATCAAGAAAAGGCTCCCTGATTTCACCCTCGAAGTCAAATTTTCCGTCGAGCGCAACGTTCTCGTCCTGTTCGGCCCTTCGGGCAGCGGCAAAACCACCGTGCTGCGTTCGATTGCCGGCCTCGTGAGGCCGGACGAAGGCAGCATCGTTTACGACGGGCGGGTGTTTTACTCCGGCGCGGCCAACACGTTCGTGCCGCCCCGGGAGCGGAACATCGGCTATATGTTCCAGGAATTCGCCCTTTTTCCCCATATGAACGTGAAAAGGAATATCTGGTACGGGGTTAAAAAACATAACCAGGCCGCGGCCGAAATGTACGACCGGCTGGTGGAACTGCTCAAGATCGGACATCTCGGCGACCGCTACATCGGTCAGCTATCTGGCGGCGAAAAGCAGCGGGTGGCTCTGGCGCGGGCGCTGATGGCCGAGCCCAAAATCCTCCTGCTGGACGAACCGCTTTCCTCGCTCGACAGTGCCACCCGCCTGGAATTGCGGGCGGAGCTCAAAAGGATGCAGGAGCTGTGGAACATCCCTTTCGTCCTGGTTACCCACGACCCGGACGAGGCGAAGGACCTCGGCCATCAGATACTGTTTCTCGACAAGGGCCGGCAGACCGGCGGGGCAATGGCCGCATCGCCTGCCGTGACAAAAGAAGTGGCCGCAATGGCGAAAACATAA
- a CDS encoding EAL domain-containing protein — protein MTILAMAKGRLPGFFGRTGRRETDTEAVKELKKIIGQQAVTTVFQPIVSLTDGSVIGYEALSRGPRGSMLERPDALFSAAAEGDLIWELEYLCRTKALEKAKDIVASKMLFINVDPKIIDDHRFQKGLTRELLQNYCAETGNIIFEITEKTAISDYRSFCRILENYKSQGYRIAIDDTGAGYSGLKTLAQTRPHFIKVDMDLVRDIDKDGLKQAMMKALRDISAMTGSQIIAEGIETRDELAALIAIGIPYGQGFFLQKPAFAFVDIAPGIRETIAGIYRGNTGDRRRNPRAVPVGEIVPQGPAIAPGMQVGRVLDYFAGSPQIQGLPVVDGGVPVGLVMKNDLFARLAGNYGKALYMNRPVRLLMNRQPLVVGHATPLGVVAERALARAENNVYDHILVEREGKYYGAVPVKLLLEKMVMMENGQG, from the coding sequence TTGACTATCCTTGCCATGGCCAAAGGCAGGCTGCCCGGGTTTTTCGGGCGGACCGGCCGGCGTGAAACCGACACCGAGGCCGTAAAAGAATTAAAAAAAATAATCGGTCAGCAGGCGGTAACGACGGTCTTTCAGCCGATCGTCTCCCTCACCGACGGCAGCGTTATCGGTTACGAGGCCCTGAGCCGCGGACCGCGAGGCTCGATGCTCGAACGCCCCGACGCCCTTTTTTCCGCCGCCGCCGAAGGCGACCTCATCTGGGAACTGGAGTACCTGTGTCGGACCAAAGCCCTGGAAAAAGCGAAAGACATCGTCGCCTCGAAAATGCTGTTCATCAACGTCGACCCGAAAATCATCGACGATCACCGCTTTCAAAAGGGGCTCACCAGGGAGCTGCTGCAAAACTACTGCGCCGAGACCGGCAACATAATCTTCGAAATCACCGAGAAGACGGCGATCAGCGACTACAGAAGCTTCTGCCGCATCCTCGAAAACTATAAGAGCCAGGGCTACAGAATAGCCATCGACGATACCGGGGCCGGCTACTCCGGCCTAAAAACGCTCGCCCAGACCCGCCCGCACTTCATTAAGGTCGACATGGACCTGGTGCGCGACATCGACAAGGACGGCCTCAAACAGGCGATGATGAAGGCGCTTCGTGACATCTCGGCAATGACCGGCAGCCAGATAATCGCCGAAGGCATCGAAACCCGGGACGAACTCGCCGCTCTCATCGCGATCGGCATCCCTTACGGCCAGGGCTTCTTCCTTCAAAAACCGGCGTTCGCGTTCGTCGACATCGCGCCCGGCATCCGGGAAACAATCGCCGGCATTTACCGGGGCAATACCGGCGATCGCCGACGTAACCCCCGCGCCGTCCCCGTAGGCGAAATCGTGCCGCAGGGGCCCGCTATCGCCCCCGGGATGCAGGTGGGCCGGGTGCTCGACTATTTCGCCGGCAGCCCGCAGATCCAGGGCTTGCCGGTGGTTGACGGAGGGGTGCCCGTAGGCCTGGTGATGAAAAACGACCTCTTCGCCAGGCTGGCTGGCAACTACGGGAAAGCCCTGTATATGAACAGACCGGTCCGCCTGCTCATGAACCGGCAGCCGTTGGTCGTCGGCCACGCCACGCCGCTGGGCGTCGTCGCCGAACGCGCCCTGGCCCGGGCGGAAAACAACGTTTACGATCACATTCTCGTCGAGCGGGAAGGAAAATATTATGGAGCAGTTCCCGTGAAACTGCTCCTGGAAAAAATGGTCATGATGGAAAACGGTCAAGGGTGA